A single Streptomyces sp. Edi2 DNA region contains:
- a CDS encoding MFS transporter: MATAPSARWHRLAVLAALMLAAFTFNTTENLPIGLLKLISADVQVSLSAVGYLVTAYGLTVALVSLPLAHTTRSMPRRHVLTVLLAALVLSSLISALGSNYWLLMVARLVTALAQALFWAVMGPVAVGLFPPAVRGRVIGVLSVAGSLALVLGVPLGTWLGQQSAWQVPLVVLAGLGLVSLVTIAVLLPTSRPEEGHAAYGSAPDKRRFGIVLATTALSVTGAFAGYTYLVKFLGDVSGFSDTSVSALLMVSGIAGVVGVSSAGPLLDRYPRGTLVVPVATQAAGMLGLYAFGTARAGAVAFLVLLGGSLGPVFMATQNQMLRFAPGRTEIALAANSGAFNAGVAGGALLGGLILPVWDVRATFLVGGLLTVAAFATVLTERMLPPAEQGRPAESGRTVDRSPAEHR; encoded by the coding sequence ATGGCAACGGCACCGTCGGCTCGCTGGCACAGACTGGCCGTGCTCGCGGCCCTGATGCTGGCCGCGTTCACTTTCAACACCACGGAGAACCTGCCGATCGGGCTGCTCAAGCTCATCTCGGCCGACGTGCAGGTGTCACTCTCGGCGGTGGGCTATCTGGTCACCGCATACGGTCTGACCGTCGCCCTGGTCTCCCTGCCTCTCGCGCACACCACCCGGTCCATGCCGCGCCGCCATGTACTCACCGTCCTGCTGGCCGCGCTCGTCCTGTCCAGCCTGATCTCGGCGCTGGGATCCAACTACTGGCTGCTGATGGTCGCCCGGCTGGTTACCGCGCTCGCCCAGGCGCTGTTCTGGGCGGTGATGGGGCCGGTGGCGGTCGGCCTGTTCCCACCGGCTGTCCGGGGGCGGGTGATCGGGGTGCTGTCGGTGGCCGGTTCCCTGGCCCTGGTGCTGGGTGTCCCGCTCGGTACGTGGCTGGGCCAGCAGAGCGCGTGGCAGGTCCCACTCGTCGTGCTGGCCGGGCTGGGGCTGGTCTCCCTCGTCACGATCGCTGTTCTGCTCCCGACGTCCCGTCCGGAGGAGGGGCACGCGGCCTACGGTTCGGCACCCGACAAGCGGCGGTTCGGGATCGTGCTGGCGACCACCGCCCTGTCCGTCACGGGCGCGTTCGCGGGCTATACGTACCTCGTGAAGTTCCTGGGTGACGTGAGCGGTTTCTCCGACACCTCCGTCAGCGCTCTGCTGATGGTCTCCGGCATCGCGGGCGTGGTCGGTGTGTCGAGCGCGGGGCCGCTCCTGGACCGCTACCCGCGCGGCACGCTGGTCGTTCCGGTGGCCACCCAGGCGGCCGGCATGCTGGGCCTGTACGCGTTCGGTACCGCCCGGGCCGGAGCCGTCGCGTTCCTGGTGCTGCTGGGCGGCTCGCTCGGCCCGGTGTTCATGGCCACACAGAACCAGATGCTGCGCTTCGCTCCCGGCCGTACGGAAATCGCCCTGGCGGCCAACTCCGGTGCCTTCAACGCCGGGGTCGCGGGCGGGGCGCTGCTCGGTGGCCTCATCCTGCCCGTCTGGGACGTGCGGGCCACGTTCCTGGTGGGCGGGCTGCTGACCGTCGCCGCGTTCGCGACAGTGCTCACCGAGCGGATGCTGCCGCCCGCGGAGCAGGGCCGTCCGGCCGAATCCGGCCGGACGGTGGACAGGAGCCCCGCCGAGCACCGCTGA
- a CDS encoding Lrp/AsnC family transcriptional regulator, with protein MSRPEIADSDILEPDDVRILRALQIDPRVGFATVAMVLGLSEPTVARRYRRMRRAGAIRVIGVVDPGALGQSRWMVRLRCRPGSATAIAEALAQRDDISWVALNAAGSEVTCAVRSRSQEQRDDLLGRRLPRTAAVLDLQASVLLRQFVGGRGHYWAALAGSLTPEQESALGSGDNPFTERPVVRNQPSQLSAQDEKLLAALAADGRASLVHLAAAADLTPGRASRRLHALLSGGVVHIDVEIAPMALGYRARANLWMRAHPGKIKAVGRAMAQMPEVGFAAAVSGPYNLHAVVQCRDLDELFEFATDRVGNLPGVEGMEISPVERQIKQAGTRVDGDRLTDPPSEHNRR; from the coding sequence ATGTCGCGTCCTGAGATCGCTGATTCCGACATTCTCGAGCCGGATGATGTGCGAATCCTTCGCGCCCTTCAGATTGATCCGCGGGTCGGGTTCGCGACCGTGGCGATGGTCCTCGGACTCTCCGAGCCGACCGTCGCCCGCCGCTACCGCCGCATGCGGCGTGCCGGGGCGATCCGGGTGATCGGGGTCGTCGATCCTGGAGCGCTCGGGCAGAGCCGGTGGATGGTGCGCCTGCGCTGCCGGCCCGGCAGCGCCACGGCCATCGCCGAGGCACTTGCGCAACGCGACGACATCAGCTGGGTCGCCCTGAACGCTGCCGGCTCCGAGGTCACCTGCGCCGTGCGCTCGCGGTCACAGGAACAACGCGACGACCTGCTCGGCCGCCGGCTCCCCCGCACCGCCGCCGTGCTCGACCTACAGGCATCGGTGCTGCTCCGTCAGTTCGTCGGCGGACGCGGGCACTACTGGGCGGCACTCGCCGGATCCCTGACCCCCGAGCAGGAGTCCGCCCTGGGGTCCGGCGACAACCCGTTCACCGAACGGCCGGTTGTGCGGAATCAGCCCTCACAGCTCAGCGCCCAGGACGAGAAGCTGCTCGCGGCCCTCGCCGCCGACGGACGGGCGAGCCTCGTCCACCTCGCAGCCGCGGCCGACCTCACACCGGGCCGAGCATCACGACGTCTGCACGCACTGCTTTCCGGCGGAGTGGTCCACATCGACGTGGAGATCGCACCGATGGCCCTGGGATACCGAGCCCGGGCGAACCTGTGGATGCGAGCCCACCCAGGCAAGATCAAGGCCGTCGGGCGGGCCATGGCGCAGATGCCCGAGGTGGGATTCGCCGCCGCGGTATCCGGACCGTACAACCTCCATGCCGTCGTACAGTGCCGCGATCTGGACGAGCTGTTCGAGTTCGCCACCGACCGCGTCGGAAACCTGCCCGGTGTCGAAGGCATGGAGATCAGCCCCGTCGAACGCCAGATCAAACAGGCCGGAACCCGAGTCGACGGCGACCGGCTGACCGACCCGCCGAGTGAGCACAACCGCCGGTGA
- a CDS encoding LysR family transcriptional regulator — MDPQQLRTFVAVVDHRSFSAAAQALGYTQSAVSQHIASLETDLEAPLLTRRPVAPTEAGERLLEHARPLLLRLDAARADVARLRQVRPGRLAVACTPGALTPSAALALVRARTAAPQLAASVRVCGRTEAVQAALTGTADLVLVDGAVAPSDPLPLRDAGPLTTFPLGEEPLAVLLPATHPLAGRPALRLADLAAARWIDAPDAAVPLAQLRAAARSDGFGHQLTYTGTDFSGLSVLVAAGAGLTVAALPAAGDLPGIAAVPITEPRIVHRTELLHPRTPTTPAAELADILRSAQ, encoded by the coding sequence ATGGATCCGCAGCAGCTGCGAACTTTCGTCGCCGTGGTCGACCACCGCTCCTTCTCCGCCGCAGCCCAGGCCCTCGGCTACACCCAGTCCGCGGTCTCGCAGCACATCGCGAGCCTGGAGACCGATCTGGAGGCGCCGCTGCTCACCCGCCGCCCGGTAGCGCCGACCGAGGCGGGCGAACGGCTGCTGGAACACGCCCGGCCGCTGCTGCTGCGCCTGGATGCGGCGCGGGCCGACGTCGCGCGCCTGCGGCAAGTGCGCCCGGGGCGCCTCGCGGTGGCCTGCACGCCGGGCGCGCTGACGCCTTCCGCCGCGCTCGCGCTGGTACGCGCCCGCACCGCGGCCCCGCAGCTCGCGGCCTCGGTGCGGGTGTGCGGTCGCACCGAGGCGGTCCAGGCGGCGCTGACCGGCACGGCGGACCTGGTGCTGGTCGACGGGGCCGTGGCACCCAGCGATCCGCTGCCGCTGCGCGACGCCGGCCCCCTGACCACCTTTCCCCTCGGCGAGGAACCTCTCGCGGTACTCCTGCCCGCCACCCACCCGCTTGCCGGCCGTCCGGCGTTGCGGCTGGCCGACCTCGCCGCCGCCCGCTGGATCGATGCACCCGACGCCGCCGTACCCCTCGCCCAGCTCCGGGCCGCCGCCCGGTCCGACGGCTTCGGCCACCAACTCACCTACACCGGGACCGACTTCAGCGGTCTGTCCGTCCTGGTGGCCGCCGGAGCCGGCCTCACCGTTGCCGCCCTGCCCGCAGCCGGAGACCTCCCCGGCATCGCGGCCGTGCCGATCACCGAGCCCCGCATCGTGCACCGCACCGAGCTCCTTCACCCCCGCACACCCACCACCCCGGCCGCCGAACTCGCCGACATCTTGCGGTCGGCGCAGTGA
- a CDS encoding aldo/keto reductase: protein MKYANLGRSGLVVGRLGLGTMNFGPQTPEREAHAIMNLALDKGVNLFDTANIYGAQMGEGITEQIIGNWLAEDPARRDQIVLATKVYGMMGLKPNSGRLSAFHVRKACEDSLRRLRTDHIDLLQVHHIDRTTPWEETWQALDLLVAQGKVTYVGTSNFAGWHLARAQEHARQRNTPGPVSEQSVYNLLERTVELEVLPACRDYGIGLLPYSPLHGGLLGGAVRRGTADGRMAEPKSGKQLKRHHDRIAAYEKWCADLGLPPAQVALAWLLHQPGVTAPILGPRLAEQLDQGLAALKISLDRSQLKELDALFPGPGGPAPEAYAW from the coding sequence ATGAAGTACGCCAATTTGGGACGCTCGGGACTCGTCGTCGGACGCCTCGGTCTGGGCACCATGAACTTCGGCCCTCAAACACCGGAGCGCGAGGCGCACGCCATCATGAACCTGGCCCTGGACAAGGGCGTGAACCTCTTCGACACCGCCAACATCTACGGCGCGCAGATGGGCGAGGGGATCACGGAGCAGATCATCGGCAACTGGCTCGCCGAGGATCCCGCACGTCGCGACCAGATCGTTCTGGCCACCAAGGTCTACGGAATGATGGGCCTCAAGCCCAACTCCGGCCGCTTGTCCGCTTTCCACGTCAGGAAGGCGTGCGAGGACTCGCTGCGCCGGCTCCGGACCGACCACATCGACCTGCTGCAGGTGCACCACATCGACCGGACCACACCGTGGGAGGAGACCTGGCAGGCACTGGACCTGCTGGTCGCCCAGGGGAAGGTCACCTACGTCGGCACCTCTAACTTCGCCGGGTGGCACCTGGCCAGGGCACAGGAGCACGCCCGGCAGCGCAACACACCCGGCCCGGTCAGCGAGCAGTCCGTCTACAACCTCTTGGAGCGCACCGTCGAGCTGGAAGTGCTGCCCGCCTGCCGCGACTACGGCATCGGCCTGCTCCCCTACAGCCCGCTGCACGGCGGTCTGCTGGGCGGAGCGGTGCGCCGTGGCACTGCTGACGGCCGTATGGCGGAACCCAAATCGGGCAAGCAGCTGAAGCGGCACCACGATCGGATCGCGGCGTACGAGAAGTGGTGCGCCGACCTGGGTCTGCCGCCCGCCCAAGTGGCGCTGGCCTGGCTGTTGCACCAGCCGGGTGTCACCGCGCCGATCCTGGGTCCACGCCTGGCCGAACAGCTCGACCAGGGCCTCGCAGCGCTGAAGATCTCCCTGGACAGGAGCCAGCTCAAGGAGCTCGACGCGCTCTTCCCCGGACCCGGCGGGCCCGCACCGGAGGCGTACGCCTGGTGA
- a CDS encoding lamin tail domain-containing protein has translation MLRKTSRIAATVLGSVALAATAVLPAAAAGHGHAPAPHHRSAVVLGAIQYDSPGRDDHSNRSLNAEYVTVKNNGRTAVNLRGWTLSDRAGHTYRFGNVRLGGHSQVRVHTGIGRDNRRDLFQDRRDYVWDNHRGTAVLSNDHRRVVDSESWGQHGHGGHNGHWGHPR, from the coding sequence GTGCTCCGTAAGACTTCGCGTATTGCTGCCACGGTCCTCGGCTCCGTGGCTCTGGCGGCCACCGCCGTTCTCCCGGCCGCCGCGGCCGGCCACGGCCATGCTCCGGCTCCGCATCACCGCTCGGCGGTGGTGCTCGGTGCCATCCAGTACGACAGCCCCGGGCGGGACGACCACTCCAACCGGAGCCTGAACGCCGAGTATGTGACGGTGAAGAACAACGGCCGTACGGCGGTCAACCTGCGTGGCTGGACCCTCTCGGACCGCGCGGGCCACACCTACCGCTTCGGCAACGTCCGTCTGGGCGGCCACTCACAGGTCCGTGTCCACACGGGCATCGGCCGTGACAACCGCCGGGACCTCTTCCAGGACCGTCGTGACTACGTCTGGGACAACCACAGGGGCACCGCGGTGCTGAGCAACGACCACCGCCGGGTCGTTGACTCCGAAAGCTGGGGGCAGCACGGCCACGGTGGGCACAACGGTCACTGGGGCCACCCCCGCTGA